The sequence below is a genomic window from Nitrospira sp..
GGTGGTGGGCAGGTGCGACTCCATCCCTGGCGGTATCTGGCTTTCGAGGGATCGGTGGACTACCGACGCAATGACATCGGGGATACCCGCGTCCATACGTACCCAGTCCAAGTCTCCGCACTCATCTATCCACTCGGGACGACCAGGCTGGCTCCTTTTCTCCTGGGCGGCGGCGGCTGGTACTACACGACCGTGAAGGGCCCCGGCGGATTCGATGAAACGCAGAATCGATTCGGCGCCCATGCGGGCGGTGGGTTGCAGTTCTTCTTCAATAAACATGTGTCCATCGACAGCACCTATCGGTACATCTGGCTGGAGAAAATCGAATCGAAAGATCAAAACATCGTGGATAAGAAATTTCAGGACAACGGCCACATGATTACGGCCGGCATCAATTTTCACTTTTAGGCGCTGACGTCCGTGAGGCGAGAGAGGACGGATTGTTCAACCGATGTACGTCTTCGGAGCCGAGGCGCACGATGGCGTCCCTGGTGGATCGCGTCCTGGCTCCTCATGCTGATTCTGTCCCATGCCGGAGGAGTCCCTGTTTACGCGATTCAGGATGACTACATCGCCGGATACGCAGCGTCTGTGTTGGAGCATGAGTTTCATCTTTCGAGGGCCGTCATCGAGGTCGAGCAGGGGCGGGTCGCGGTGTATGTTCCGCGTTTGGGCGGAGAGGATCCTGAAAAAATTCAGGCCTCCCTCCGCGCCATTCCGGGTGTGACGAATGTGGACATCCAGGCAGGCACGGAGGCTCCCAGCAACGTGCGGGCTGGTCTCGTACGAGCGGTCACTCCCGAAGCCGACTCAAAGTTTCTTCCACGCGGCCTCCTTGTCGACCCGATGCATGCCGATCCCCGGTGGCCGCATTTCGGCGCGGCCTATCATGCCCTCTCCAACGGGCACGAATTCGCGAGCGCCTTCGGTGAATCATTTTCCGTCTACCGGAATGCCGCGCCATTTAAGGGCGAGTGGGAACTGGGCATTCAGGCCGGAGTCTTCGGCGTCTTTGATACCGAACGTCAATCGATCGATCTCATCAATGCGGACTATACCATCGGGGTCGTCGCCAGTTATCGCGCGGATCGGTTGTCCGGCTTTGTGCGCATCCGGCACCAGAGTTCTCATTTGGGAGATGAATTCATTTTGAACAATCCCCAGGTGGCCAGGATCAACCTGAGTTACGAGGAGATCGACGTGAAACTCTCCTACGACCTCACGCCGTGGTTGAGAGGATACGGAGGGGTGGGCACGCTGGTGAGGCGAGATCCCCGTACGTTGGGGCGTGAGACCACACAGGCGGGAGTTGAGCTCAAGAGTCCGTGGTTCTTGGCGGGAGGCACGATCAGACCAGTGGCCTATGCGGACTTTCAAACCAATGCGCGGGCCAATTGGGCTGTGGCGCAATCGCTCATGGCCGGGTTGCAGTTTGAAAACGCCAGAATCGGTGATAGGAAATTGCAACTACTGGGGGAATACTTTTCCGGCCCCAGTCCCGATGGGCAACTCTTCACCCATCGAGTGGAGTGGGTCGGCATGGGCCTGCACCTGTGGTTCTGAAGCACGTGCGTGCCAGAGCTGAGGAAAACCTGAACGACGCGAGGAGGCTGTGATGCCGACAGACACGAGTGCCGGAAAATCCTGCGCCCATCCTCGGTGTACCTGCCGAGCCGAAGCGGGCAAGGAGTTTTGTTCTGATGCGTGCCGAAGCGCGACTGCCAAAACAGGCGCATGCACGTGCGGGCATCAGGGATGTGGATCGACACAACACATCCGGTCGTGATCGAAGCTGTTTCACTGGGCCAATCCACTCACCACGCGAAAGAGGTGTGATCATGTTGAGCTGGGCAGTGACATTTCTTGTCATCGGGCTGATTGCCGGCGTGTTGGGCGTCTCGGGTGTCGCAGGCACGGCGACGCATATCGCCTATGTGCTGTTCGTCATTTTCCTGATTCTGGCTGCGATCGGCATGGTCATGGGGAAACGACCTCCCGTGTCCTGACCATGGCTCTTTACCGGCCAGCACGGACGGTACTGACAATCGCCTCATAGAGTTGGATGGCGGCGCGTTCTTTGGTGACAAAGGCCGCCGCCCCGGCGCCGAGCATCGCTTCTTCGATGTGGCGTTCGTTCTGCACGGAAAGGCCGATGATGACCATGTCTGGATGGGCGGAGAGAATCTGCCGCGTTGCCTCGATGCCGTCGATGTTGGGCATATTGATATCCATCACCACCACATCAGGCTGAAGGGCCATCGCCTGACCAATGGCGGCCTCCCCATCGCCGGCTTCTCCGATGACGTCGAGATCCTGATAACTCTCCAACACGCTGCGCAATCCTTGCCGGACCATGGCATGGTCGTCTACGAGCAAGACTCTGAGTCGTTGGGAGGTGGCGCCTCGGGTTCTCGACTGGTGAACCTGTTCCGTCGTGATGACCAGGGCCGACGGCTCGATGCTGTCGATGGGGACGGTGAGGGTGACCGTGGTACCGCGCCCCTCTCCCGAGGCGAGGCTGAGGTGTCCTCCTATGGCCTCCACTCGCTCTTGCACGTTAAACAACCCGAACCGGCCGGGATGGTCACGATCGTTCTCCAAGAGAATGTCCGGATCGAATCCTCGCCCGCCATCCGCAACCGTGACGGTCGCCCAATCATCCGGGCTCTGGGTGAGTGTGATCGCGGCCTCGCCCGTCTCCGCATGTTTGACGACATTGAACAGGAGTTCACGCACGCTCTGGTACAGAATCACGGCCCGTTCTTCCGCCAGGGGGAGATGCTCCACGTCTGAACGCATGGTGACGAGGAGGCCGTGGGATTTCATTTGGCCTGCCAACCACTGCAATGCCGCGGGCAGCCCAAACTGGTAGAGCACCTGCGGGCTCAATTCGGCGACGAGTGAGCGCGTGTAATTGAGCGAATGCGTCAGCACGTCGTCGGTTTCGCTCAATAACTGTTGGGCTTTCTGGTCCTTGACCTGGGGACGGGCCTGGCTCAGTTTCATGCGTCCCACCACCAACAATTGAGCCAGGTAGTCGTGCAGCTCCGTCGCAAGCCGACGACGTTCCTGTTGTTCCGTCGTGCTCAGGTCCGAGGCGAGAGCGCGCAGGCGGGTTTGCGAACGTTGCAGGGCCTGCGTACGTTCATCGACCCGCTTTTCCAGTTCGACCGTCCACCGTTGCAACTGTTCTTCTGCATGTTTGCGATCAGTAATATCGATCGCGGCACCCAGGTATCCGCTGAGCAGGTCGGTCTCCGTCAACAGGGGAACACCGCGATCTAGGATCCACCCGTAGGTCCCGTCCTGCCGCCGCAACCGGTATTCCAACTCAAATGGTTCCTGGCGGGAACAATGGGCGTTGTATAGCTGCGCCACCATGGCTCGATCCTCAGGGTGGATGTCGGCCATGCGACCGCTGCCCAACTCATCCGGAAGCGCGCGCCCGGTATATTCCAGCCACGATCGATTGAGCCACGTGCAGAGTCCGTCGGAACCGGCCATCCAGACGAGCACCGGCGTGGCATCGGCCAGCCTGCGAAAGTGCGCTTCGCTTTCGCGCAATCCGGCTTCCGCGCGTTTGCGTTCCGTGATGTCGAACATGACACCGGTGATATGTTTGGGATTCCCGGCGGCATCGGGCAGAACCTGACCGGTAATCGCAATCCAGGTTTCGAGGGGAGGACCTTGGCGAAGCACGCGGCATTCCAATGCGTACGAACCACGATTGACGACGGCCTGTTCGATCGCCGCCTGAACGGGTCCCCAGTCATCCGGATGAATGAGCCGGCTGAATGACGCCAGTGTCCCTCCGAAACTCATGGCCGGCAGACCAAGCATGGTTTCCAATTCCGGAGAGAGAGTGAGCGTGTGCTGATCGAGGTCCTGATGGAAGGTCCCCATGCCCCCGGCTCTCAAGGCGAGGCGATGGCGGGCTTCAC
It includes:
- a CDS encoding DUF1328 domain-containing protein, which produces MLSWAVTFLVIGLIAGVLGVSGVAGTATHIAYVLFVIFLILAAIGMVMGKRPPVS
- a CDS encoding PAS domain S-box protein, producing MTPAQLSLPWVARVAAWAAIIWPVTVLLSWAYDSAWLPSLHSSFRTLKPVTVLSVLCCGLSLWLLVDETATTPIRRRFAAAASTVAGLLAGLTLIEYGSGMDIGIDLWFMTDATINAAAHPGRMAPLTAGVTLLLSLALITLDRPLANGHYPAQYAALAGKTMAGIALVGYLYGVRSLYQVGSASTVSLYSATLLFMIGLGILAARPTRGFMATLMCDDLGGVMLRRMLPFAVGLPILAGWIRITAQRSGYYDFNFGVALAVAAVMVIMLASLWVLAGSLNRTDGQKKQILQILQQREARHRLALRAGGMGTFHQDLDQHTLTLSPELETMLGLPAMSFGGTLASFSRLIHPDDWGPVQAAIEQAVVNRGSYALECRVLRQGPPLETWIAITGQVLPDAAGNPKHITGVMFDITERKRAEAGLRESEAHFRRLADATPVLVWMAGSDGLCTWLNRSWLEYTGRALPDELGSGRMADIHPEDRAMVAQLYNAHCSRQEPFELEYRLRRQDGTYGWILDRGVPLLTETDLLSGYLGAAIDITDRKHAEEQLQRWTVELEKRVDERTQALQRSQTRLRALASDLSTTEQQERRRLATELHDYLAQLLVVGRMKLSQARPQVKDQKAQQLLSETDDVLTHSLNYTRSLVAELSPQVLYQFGLPAALQWLAGQMKSHGLLVTMRSDVEHLPLAEERAVILYQSVRELLFNVVKHAETGEAAITLTQSPDDWATVTVADGGRGFDPDILLENDRDHPGRFGLFNVQERVEAIGGHLSLASGEGRGTTVTLTVPIDSIEPSALVITTEQVHQSRTRGATSQRLRVLLVDDHAMVRQGLRSVLESYQDLDVIGEAGDGEAAIGQAMALQPDVVVMDINMPNIDGIEATRQILSAHPDMVIIGLSVQNERHIEEAMLGAGAAAFVTKERAAIQLYEAIVSTVRAGR
- a CDS encoding DUF1207 domain-containing protein, with product MLILSHAGGVPVYAIQDDYIAGYAASVLEHEFHLSRAVIEVEQGRVAVYVPRLGGEDPEKIQASLRAIPGVTNVDIQAGTEAPSNVRAGLVRAVTPEADSKFLPRGLLVDPMHADPRWPHFGAAYHALSNGHEFASAFGESFSVYRNAAPFKGEWELGIQAGVFGVFDTERQSIDLINADYTIGVVASYRADRLSGFVRIRHQSSHLGDEFILNNPQVARINLSYEEIDVKLSYDLTPWLRGYGGVGTLVRRDPRTLGRETTQAGVELKSPWFLAGGTIRPVAYADFQTNARANWAVAQSLMAGLQFENARIGDRKLQLLGEYFSGPSPDGQLFTHRVEWVGMGLHLWF
- a CDS encoding porin family protein, with product MMKRLMLPVVMSLGIALTICGIAVPIAATAADDKNLFEQIDIGLLSIGGRATYVDPKDGSSRWFGGGQVRLHPWRYLAFEGSVDYRRNDIGDTRVHTYPVQVSALIYPLGTTRLAPFLLGGGGWYYTTVKGPGGFDETQNRFGAHAGGGLQFFFNKHVSIDSTYRYIWLEKIESKDQNIVDKKFQDNGHMITAGINFHF